A section of the Chryseobacterium ginsenosidimutans genome encodes:
- a CDS encoding HEPN domain-containing protein: MNDLLQIARNDINTAELLFNNKIYSNAIYFYHQAVEKAVKYLGLRIGVIDTDDLRRKISHNPIKVFKILDEKENIFGGQGIDNFASIIKQLTDEQLVNNTLSEIEKSTRNLYDLDSNISSFQNFKNYIVDKNFEEKESLLSIEENAYYNKMASDFFNQLNVGATIMRMLFLNSCLCTKYSLDSYRYSSTEVGDPIEYFSINNPIILKLDIFIKSVKICLSQLNVIKWENEKYSQT, encoded by the coding sequence ATGAACGATTTATTACAAATAGCTCGAAATGATATTAATACTGCAGAGTTGCTTTTTAATAACAAAATATACAGTAATGCAATATATTTTTATCATCAAGCAGTCGAAAAAGCAGTAAAATATCTTGGCTTAAGAATAGGAGTTATTGACACTGATGATTTAAGACGAAAAATCAGCCATAATCCTATAAAAGTTTTTAAGATTTTAGATGAAAAAGAAAACATATTTGGTGGTCAGGGAATTGATAACTTTGCATCGATCATAAAGCAGCTAACAGATGAACAACTTGTGAATAATACTTTGTCCGAAATTGAAAAAAGCACAAGAAATTTGTATGATTTAGATAGCAATATATCATCTTTTCAGAATTTTAAAAATTATATTGTTGATAAAAATTTTGAAGAAAAGGAATCATTACTTTCTATAGAGGAAAATGCGTATTACAACAAAATGGCTTCGGATTTCTTTAATCAGTTAAATGTAGGTGCAACAATAATGAGAATGTTGTTTTTAAATTCTTGTTTATGCACAAAATATAGTCTAGATAGTTACAGATATTCAAGTACTGAAGTCGGTGATCCTATCGAATATTTTTCAATAAATAATCCTATCATATTAAAACTAGATATTTTCATCAAATCTGTAAAGATATGCCTATCACAATTAAATGTCATTAAATGGGAAAATGAAAAATACAGTCAAACATAG
- a CDS encoding transcriptional regulator: MVDGKIVEIIISELDLFMIDIIREYRGRADKYISQVELSQRMGFADGYVGKVENFGSNARYNIRKLHLAAKALGLSSYTKLLPEKILSNDLVLLRIQVNRRKNDTVDFDKNGKVIKNYVILEKRVLTEDEVKLHNNRRSRKN; this comes from the coding sequence ATGGTGGACGGTAAAATTGTTGAAATTATTATATCTGAGCTTGATCTCTTTATGATTGATATAATTAGGGAATACAGAGGAAGAGCGGACAAATACATATCTCAGGTAGAGCTATCACAAAGAATGGGTTTTGCAGATGGTTATGTAGGTAAAGTTGAAAATTTCGGCTCGAACGCTCGTTATAACATTAGAAAGTTGCATCTTGCTGCGAAGGCTTTGGGATTAAGTTCTTATACTAAACTCTTACCTGAAAAAATTTTAAGTAATGATCTTGTTTTATTGCGAATTCAAGTAAATAGAAGGAAAAATGACACCGTTGATTTTGACAAGAATGGTAAGGTAATTAAAAACTATGTCATACTTGAAAAAAGGGTATTAACCGAAGACGAAGTTAAACTACATAATAACCGAAGAAGTAGAAAAAACTGA
- a CDS encoding SusC/RagA family TonB-linked outer membrane protein yields the protein MKKNFCSLSHLQLAFGFTLLVSGVAIGQMRTITGTVTENNQPLKGVSVFQEGSNEVAVTNASGVYRVQVSGENPIIIYRHPDYPERKITLGSRITVNISLGKEKEIEEVVLNAGYYKVKDKERTGSIAKISAKDIENQPVTNILASAQGRMAGVSITQNSGTAGGGFDVQIRGKNSLRPEGNYPLYIVDGVPLNSQSNALTSLSVGILSKGEASPLNSINPNDIESMEVLKDADATAIYGSRGANGVVIITTKKGSFRKASLEFTMNTTISKVNQFIEMANTSQYLQLRKDAFKNDNISAYPVTAYDLNGKWNQSREIDWYKTFIGDTFLSQQQQLSYSGGNSQNQYHLGIHHQEQGTAFGNGMGYKRSGFNLSNTYSTEDRKLKISPTIYYTVQDNTLNDADLTRQILLAPNAPVLYNPNGQLNWENNTFANPLAKLENKYSSKIKTLTSNMNVDYQVFEDWSLKLNAGYTLTEQNESRLNPSTAFNPSTGANSSTSMRYDGVVVRDSWIIEPQLHWNKKWTHHKLSALAGMTVEERKDRILRLQGNDFSSNDLIGNLSNAKVQKVLEDNEVQYRYNAFFGRFNYDYSGKYIVNLTARRDGSSRFGPQKRFANFGAVGAAWIFSKESFLENTSWLNFGKLRMSLGTAGSDLIGDYQFMDTYTTTTQIYDGVSGIYPSRLFNPNFSWEKTTKMETALELGLFKDKVNLTVAYYQNRSSNQLVGLPLAATTGFLTVQSNFPAKVQNAGAEAELNVNLIRKKDFRWSVAANLTVPRTKLLEFENIESTSYATMYEVGRSMNIKKVYELKGVNPDTGVYEFSDLNGDGKIDLNDRIKVVDIGMKFFGGLSSQINYKNWSFAFLIQGVKQRQYSLDYSISLLGIMSNVPSYMLDYWTPENRDARYQRPGTGTNSDVTRAHSLYQSSDAVIVDASFIRLNNVQLSYKIPLKEGLIRDLTLQAQAQNLFTITGYKGLDPEVAGFYLPSIKSYSLSATLKF from the coding sequence ATGAAAAAAAACTTTTGCAGCCTAAGTCATCTTCAATTGGCTTTTGGCTTCACCTTGCTCGTCTCCGGCGTAGCAATAGGGCAGATGCGCACCATTACAGGCACTGTCACAGAAAATAACCAGCCACTCAAAGGCGTTTCCGTATTCCAGGAGGGTAGTAATGAAGTGGCTGTGACCAATGCATCAGGCGTTTACCGTGTTCAGGTATCGGGAGAAAACCCGATAATCATTTACCGCCATCCGGACTATCCCGAAAGAAAAATCACTTTAGGCAGCAGGATAACCGTCAATATCTCATTAGGTAAAGAAAAAGAAATTGAGGAAGTTGTTCTCAATGCAGGTTATTATAAGGTCAAAGACAAAGAAAGAACAGGAAGCATTGCCAAGATCTCAGCCAAAGACATCGAAAATCAACCAGTAACAAACATTCTTGCTTCTGCACAGGGCAGAATGGCAGGTGTCAGCATTACCCAAAACTCGGGAACCGCAGGCGGAGGATTCGATGTCCAGATCAGAGGAAAGAACAGCCTTCGTCCTGAAGGAAATTATCCTCTTTATATTGTTGACGGCGTTCCCTTGAATTCGCAATCCAATGCGCTTACCTCACTTTCGGTTGGTATTCTATCAAAAGGAGAGGCAAGCCCGCTTAACTCCATCAATCCAAATGATATTGAGAGTATGGAGGTATTGAAAGATGCCGATGCGACAGCAATATACGGTTCAAGAGGTGCTAACGGCGTTGTGATCATTACTACAAAAAAGGGAAGTTTCCGCAAGGCTTCACTTGAATTTACAATGAATACGACCATTTCCAAAGTGAATCAATTTATTGAAATGGCGAATACTTCACAATACCTGCAGTTGAGAAAGGATGCTTTTAAAAACGATAATATTTCTGCATATCCTGTAACGGCATATGATCTCAATGGCAAATGGAATCAGTCACGGGAAATAGACTGGTACAAAACTTTTATCGGAGATACATTCCTTAGCCAACAGCAACAGCTTTCATATTCAGGTGGAAATTCACAGAATCAATACCATTTAGGAATCCATCATCAGGAACAGGGCACAGCTTTCGGAAATGGGATGGGCTATAAAAGATCGGGGTTCAATTTAAGCAATACCTATTCTACGGAAGACAGAAAGCTGAAAATCAGCCCGACCATTTATTATACGGTTCAGGACAATACTCTGAATGATGCCGATCTGACAAGGCAGATTCTCCTTGCACCGAATGCACCAGTCTTGTACAATCCGAATGGTCAGCTGAATTGGGAAAACAACACATTTGCCAATCCACTCGCAAAGCTTGAAAATAAGTACAGTTCAAAGATCAAAACCCTGACATCTAATATGAATGTTGATTATCAGGTGTTTGAAGATTGGTCACTAAAGCTCAATGCCGGATACACGCTTACGGAGCAGAATGAATCCCGTCTCAATCCGTCGACTGCGTTTAATCCGTCCACCGGAGCCAACAGCAGTACATCAATGAGATACGATGGAGTCGTTGTACGAGACAGCTGGATCATTGAACCACAGCTTCACTGGAATAAAAAATGGACTCATCATAAGTTAAGTGCATTGGCAGGAATGACCGTAGAGGAAAGGAAGGATCGGATCCTGCGTCTTCAGGGAAACGATTTTTCTTCCAATGACCTTATCGGTAATCTTTCCAATGCCAAAGTACAAAAGGTTCTGGAAGATAATGAAGTACAATACCGTTACAATGCCTTTTTCGGGAGGTTCAATTATGATTATTCGGGAAAATATATTGTGAACTTAACTGCCAGAAGGGATGGTTCAAGCCGATTTGGTCCGCAGAAAAGATTTGCCAACTTTGGAGCGGTAGGAGCAGCGTGGATCTTTTCGAAAGAGTCTTTTCTGGAAAACACTTCGTGGCTGAACTTCGGAAAACTGAGAATGAGCTTAGGAACTGCCGGAAGCGATTTGATCGGGGACTACCAATTTATGGATACCTATACCACCACCACCCAGATCTATGATGGTGTTTCGGGAATATACCCGTCGAGGCTTTTCAATCCTAATTTCAGTTGGGAAAAGACAACAAAGATGGAAACAGCATTGGAATTAGGCCTGTTCAAAGATAAGGTCAACCTGACCGTGGCATATTACCAAAACCGATCATCCAATCAGCTGGTAGGTCTACCTTTGGCAGCCACCACAGGGTTTTTAACCGTGCAGAGCAATTTTCCTGCAAAGGTGCAGAACGCAGGTGCGGAAGCAGAGTTGAATGTCAATCTTATCCGTAAGAAAGACTTCCGATGGTCAGTCGCAGCCAATCTAACGGTTCCCCGAACGAAACTCCTCGAATTTGAAAACATTGAATCCACCTCTTATGCAACGATGTACGAGGTTGGGCGTTCAATGAATATTAAAAAGGTGTATGAGTTAAAAGGTGTAAATCCGGATACTGGTGTATATGAGTTCAGTGATCTGAACGGTGACGGGAAGATCGATCTGAATGACAGGATCAAAGTAGTTGATATTGGAATGAAATTCTTCGGAGGGCTCAGCAGCCAAATCAACTATAAGAACTGGTCATTTGCCTTTTTGATCCAAGGAGTTAAACAACGGCAATACAGCCTGGATTACAGCATTTCACTCTTGGGTATTATGTCCAACGTCCCTTCTTATATGCTAGACTACTGGACACCCGAAAACAGGGATGCACGTTATCAGCGTCCCGGCACAGGAACCAATTCCGATGTGACCCGTGCTCATTCCCTATACCAAAGCAGTGATGCGGTCATTGTTGACGCTTCATTTATCAGGCTCAACAATGTTCAGCTAAGTTATAAGATTCCATTAAAAGAAGGTCTCATTCGCGACCTTACATTACAGGCACAGGCGCAGAACCTTTTCACGATCACAGGATACAAAGGTTTGGATCCCGAAGTTGCCGGCTTTTACCTGCCTTCCATTAAATCGTACTCATTAAGTGCCACCCTTAAATTTTAA
- a CDS encoding RagB/SusD family nutrient uptake outer membrane protein has protein sequence MKTETNYIKKHIGKKLFVVGAVAVLISSVGCEKFLEVDEPQNQISQSMVFKDKKLAYAALSDVYSNLRSNTLLNGGLAGVGTLMGCYTDELTSVSNQPVDFRSFYELGVQPNTPTVNTLWVNSYKQIYAVNSIIEGVLRSVAYLDESTMLQILGEAYFIRGLLHFYMVELYGDIPYVSTTDYNINQSVSRMSVSEVYLRIEEDLRKAETMLTDTYPSANRTHINRSGLRLSLARLYLYQNKWSEARNYASLVIQNPAYSVEQDLSKTFLKDSKSAVWQFMPVDAGINTLEGQYYTFLTLPPANVVLSQSLLNSFEAGDQRKVQWTKKLSNSQVSYSHAYKYKQYNKTSTTSLEYSVVLRIEEAYLILAESENELGNTGSALIAVNKLRTRAGLTALSGLSQQQLRTAILDERRHELFTEYGHRFFDLKRKGLLDNTLSPLKPAWQNFRKLLPLPERELFANPKLNPQNEGY, from the coding sequence ATGAAAACAGAAACAAACTATATCAAGAAACATATCGGCAAAAAGCTGTTTGTAGTTGGAGCAGTAGCGGTATTGATCTCCTCAGTCGGCTGTGAGAAATTCCTCGAAGTGGATGAACCTCAGAATCAGATCTCTCAAAGCATGGTGTTTAAAGACAAGAAACTGGCGTATGCGGCACTTTCCGATGTTTATTCCAACCTGCGAAGTAATACTCTGCTGAATGGAGGACTAGCGGGTGTGGGAACATTAATGGGGTGCTATACCGATGAGCTGACCTCTGTGAGCAATCAGCCTGTCGATTTCAGAAGCTTTTACGAATTAGGTGTTCAGCCCAATACCCCTACGGTCAATACCCTTTGGGTCAATTCGTACAAACAGATCTATGCTGTGAACAGCATCATCGAAGGGGTTTTGCGGAGTGTTGCCTACCTTGATGAGAGTACGATGCTTCAGATCTTAGGGGAAGCCTATTTTATCAGGGGATTGCTTCATTTCTATATGGTCGAACTGTATGGTGATATTCCTTATGTTTCAACGACTGATTACAATATCAATCAATCGGTATCAAGAATGTCTGTTAGCGAAGTGTACTTAAGAATCGAGGAGGATCTGAGAAAGGCTGAAACCATGTTAACTGATACCTATCCAAGTGCTAACCGCACCCATATCAACCGTTCAGGGCTAAGGCTTTCCCTCGCAAGACTATACCTGTATCAAAACAAATGGTCAGAAGCGAGGAATTATGCATCACTGGTCATTCAGAATCCTGCGTATTCCGTGGAACAGGACCTCAGCAAAACATTTTTAAAAGATTCGAAAAGTGCCGTTTGGCAGTTTATGCCAGTAGATGCAGGGATCAACACTTTAGAAGGTCAGTATTATACATTTTTGACTCTTCCGCCAGCCAATGTGGTCCTGTCGCAGAGCCTTCTTAATTCTTTTGAAGCCGGAGATCAGAGAAAAGTACAGTGGACAAAGAAATTGTCCAATTCCCAAGTGAGCTATTCCCACGCTTACAAGTACAAGCAGTACAATAAAACCTCGACCACATCATTGGAATATTCGGTGGTACTACGAATTGAAGAAGCATATCTTATTCTTGCGGAATCAGAAAATGAACTGGGGAACACAGGGTCAGCACTTATTGCAGTCAACAAATTGCGAACCCGTGCCGGACTAACTGCACTGAGTGGACTTTCTCAACAACAGCTCAGAACGGCGATCTTGGATGAGAGACGTCACGAACTGTTTACAGAGTACGGACACCGCTTTTTTGACCTGAAAAGAAAAGGCTTGTTAGATAATACCCTATCTCCATTAAAGCCGGCTTGGCAAAACTTCCGAAAACTGCTGCCTTTACCGGAAAGAGAACTATTTGCCAACCCAAAACTAAATCCGCAAAATGAGGGATACTAA